The stretch of DNA TTACTGGACCGGCCCACACGGACGCGAGTTCGAGGACGCGTTGGCCGAACGCATGCAGACCAAGCACGCTATCGCGGTAGCCAATGGGACCGTTGCCATCGAGCTCGCCCTGTTAGCGCTCGGCATAGGCCCTGGCGATGACGTCGTCGTGCCGTGCCGGACGTTTATCGCTACCGCAAGTGCAATCGTGGCTCGAGGCGCTAGGCCAGTGTTGGCGGATGTCGAACTCGATTCGCAGAATATCTCGGCTGACTCGGTTCAAGCGGTGCTGACGCCCCACACAAAAGCTGTCATTGCCGTGCACCTTGCCGGCAGGCCGTGCGAGATGGGTCCCCTTCTCGACCTGGCGCGAGCACACAACCTGCATGTTGTCGAAGATTGCGCTCAGGCGATTGGCGCGACATATCGAGGGTACCCGGTTGGCTCCTTGGGTGACGTGGGCTGCTATTCCTTCTGCACCGACAAAATTATCTCGACCGGCGGAGAAGGTGGCGCTCTCGTCACTAACAGTGATAAAATTTGGAATCGAGCGTGGAGCTACAAAGATCACGGCAAGTGCCCTGAATTGATCGCCGCGCCGGCAGACAAGCCTGGGTTCCGCTGGTTGCATACGACATTTGGCACAAATTGGCGCCTCACAGGCATGCAGGCCGCGTTAGGACTGGCGCAACTCTCGAAGCTCGACGTCGCGTTGGCTGCCCGCAAGTCTAACGCCATACGGATCGATAGGTGCTGCCGCGCATGCCCGGGATTGCGAACACTCACGGCTCCCACTGAGGGGGAGCAGGCTTACTACCGATACTACGCCTTCGTACGGACAGAGAGGCTTGCCGATGGCTGGACACGTGACCGTATTCTCCAAGCCATTGAAGCCCTGGGCGTGCCTTGTTTCAGCGGCAGTTGCGGTGAGATCTATCTCGAACGCGCTTTCGAGAGTATTCGTCCGGTAGATCGCCTGCCTATGGCGAAGCAACTAGCAGAGACAAGCCTCGCCTGGCTCGTCGACCCAACCCTCACCGAAGCGCAAATCGAAAGGACTTGCGATGCAATCCAGGCCGTGATGAAACAAGCGACACGGCTAGGGGTAGAAGACTCAATTGCCGCCTGATCCATCGCAAGGCAATGCGCCCTACGCCGCACGGTAGGCAGGGAAGTACGCCAGATCTACGGATTTCGATCGAGCGGCAGCAAGTCGGCCATAATCTACCGAATTGAGGATACGTTTGCCGACTCGGAAGGGACGAACCCCATTGGGAGCGAACGATTCTTTATATTTGTAGATACCGTCATCGGCTGCTTTGCCGCCTCCCAGAACAAAATTGTGCTTCCCTTCAGACTTTGCCCACAGCATGACCTCAAACTTGAGCAGATCATTAGGCCGGTTGCTGAAGTGGGCGGGATCAGTGCCGCCAAGAAAGCTGTAGACATTCCGTGGGGAAACGAGCACTAGCTCCGAGGCGACCACAAGATCACCGGACATCGCGTGGACGAAGCAGTATCGCCCCGCCAGAGCGTCGCAAAAGCTCTCAAAAAAATTGGTGTCATAGTAGAAAGAGGCGTCTGCACAGCGGCGGTCCATCGTGCGGTGGTAGATGCTCAAGAAATCTCCGAGCCGATTTCCATTGCCATCGATTATGACTTCGATTCCTGCGTTTCGTCCACGTTTGACATTCTTGCGGACTTTATGACGAACTTCGCCCCACAATTCTTCTTCGGTGAGGTCTAGCGACCTTACAACATTCATCAACGGGGATTCAACCTCCCCCGGATAAGGCAACAACTCGTCTTCAAAGAGGCTAAATCGAATGAACTCGCTGACAACGTTCTCTTGCATTGTCCAGTTGTCAAAGGCGCCCCAGAAGGCCTTCGCGAGCTCTTTCGGGTCTGCCTGACCCCAGGCGTAGGGCCCTCCGTAGCCGTACGGCGTTGCGATGTCTTTTGCTTCAGAGCACGGCAGCCCTAATCCGTACTCGCTCTGCAAGTGCCTTAGGTAGAACGGATACAAGACGGTTCCGGCATCAGAAGACATCGTCGCACAACAACAGTCGTGATCGCTACGCTGACGGAAGATCTCTAGGTAGGCGGGATGAGTAAAGACCTCTTGCGCAGGGCTTTGCGACCATAGGTCGATCCATGCGGCGCGCTCGTCAACCCGATCGGCTCTCAACACTCGCAGTGCATCCATTCCTTGCCTCTATGCGGCTCGGTTATTGTCGCATTGGTGCGGAATCTCGGTGAAGAACCTCTCGACGGCTCGCTCTACCTTCCGCCGCTCAGCGGGGTCGTAATCGCCCAGCTTCTTCGCCGCATTGAGGGACGGTGTCGGAACGCCTCGCAAGGACGTCGTCTCGCCGTTCTTATTGAGCAGCTCCGCAACGCTAGCAACCGCGCCTGCTGCGTCGCCGCATAGGTCGGTGTGATTGATCTCGACTAGTCGAGACGAGTCAAGCATTCTAGACTGCTCTCGTATCGCTTTCTCTAGAAAAAACACCTGACCTGCGACCTGAACTTCGGGCGATTCGCTGCGCAACCATTCATATTCCAGCGGCTTCAGCGAAACCCACTGATCGACCGACCCAAGCTGCTGCCGACGCGCCTCAAGCAATGACAGTGCGTTCTCAACCGGATCGCGCCGAACCCAGACGAAGCATGAACGCGACAGAACTTCCGCCACACGTCGTAAATGCCATGACAGCAAGAAGGACTTGAACACCATCGGCTTGCCGAAGGCATGCGTCATATTGACGATCTGCCGGTGGAAGCAGTCCCAATCCACAGATCCTTCCGCCTCCTGCAAACGCTGCCGCATCTCTGAGTAACCGAGTAACCGGCACCAGAAGTAGCCGAATTCGTGTGGCTCCGCGATCCCGTCTGTCCGGCCGTAGCGAGAGGCAAAGCTCATCGGAGTCGCCTCTGGCATGAGCTTCTTTGATAAATGAATCCCGTAGACGGGCGCACGCCAGAAGGCTGCAACCAGGTTATTCACGTACCCCACGTCGAGTTGCGATGCTAGTAGCTGAGTCATTAGCGTTGTCCCCGAGCGGGGAGCACCAATTACGTGAATCGTGGCGTGCGTCTCCGGCATATCTTCGAGAGCGGCGTCATGGCTCCCCGCGAGCGACGCGTTCATAGCCGTCATGATGTCTTCGTAGGCGGCATCTTTGCGGAACGCCCCCTGCATACGTGGTTCGACACGGCCGTTGTACTCCGTTGTCCCTCCCACTCTCACACCGGCAAGATCGTCCACTACTTCTGGGTTGCGATCCATTACTACCCCCGATCCCTTCGAGACTACGACAAAGGTCTTCATCCAGATCCGAAGGTCAAGTGCCAGCGAGAATTGCTCGACGTACTCAACGTCGAGCGCGACACGACGCGACCATGGGATCGTGTTCCTGCCATTGACCTGAGCCAAACCCGTTATGCCCGGCCTGAGCCTGAAGCGAAGTTCGCCTCGCCCTTCATACCTGCCGAGATGCTCGGGCAGGATGGGCCGGGGACCGACAAACGACATCTCGCCGCGGACAATGTTCAGCAGCTGCGGCAACTCGTCGAGGCTTGTCTTCCTAAGGAACCGGCCGACACGCGTAATGCGGTTCCCCAGGACGCGCCCGCGGTTGTCTAGCAGTTCGTCGGCGTCATGCACCATCGAACGAAACTTAAAGATGGTGAATCGTCGCCCGTTCCGCCCGACTCGCTCTTGTCGGAACAGGGCGAGGCCTGGGCTGTCTAATCGTATCGCCACCACGATCGCTAGCCATAGCGGAACCGCCAACGCTAGCAACGCAACAGCAACGCAACGATCGCCGATAGACTTGACGGCAATTTGTAGTGATTGATCGCGAGACACTGCTCGGATGATTCCCCGGGAATTGGTCTGGGCGCGGGAGTCTAGACACCCCGCCCAGACCTCACAAGCTGGCTTGCCAAAGATTGAGTTAATTTGGCCTGGTATTGGTTGGCGGAGAGCTTTGCAGTATCAACGCGAATCTCCCTCGCCATCTCTCACTACTGCTGGCACAACCCAATTCAGCTACCTTGACCTCATCATCCCTTGCGAAGAACTCCGCTTGGACGTTGCTCGCAACCTTGTTCGCGAGATCGAGTGGCGTAGCGGCGCTTTTGTTATGCGCTGTGTGTCTTGGGCCTGAATCGTACGGCGTCGTTACGATTGTTACTTCGACGGTGCTAATGGCCGGCGGAATCGTGGGAATCGGGTTCGGCGCCGCGGCGACGACGGCACTTGCAGCACGCCTGCATAGCGATCCAAAGCGAGCCCTAAGCGAATCAGCGGCTCTCGGTTCAGCGACGATTGGCGTGTCTCTATTGGGAGCGATTGCCCTCGCTACCTTAAGCGGCCCAATTGCACGGATCACGACAGGGCAAGCCGAATTCGCTTCCCACTTCGCAACGGGGGCGTTCCTCGTAGTGCTGAACGCCATTGCCTTCTATCAGGCGGGAGTCTTGGCCGGACTTTCTGCATTCCGGCCGCTCGCGTTCGCACAAGCGACCGGTGGAATCGTAGCCATCACTTGCGTGGCTGTTGGCATTAGACTCGGCCAAAGCCACGGCGCTCTCGTAGGGTTGTCGATAGGTGCTCTAGCGACTTGCTTCCTGCTCAATCGCGAAGTTCAGCGAAGTGCTCCACTATGGGCATTCGACTGGAAGCAGGGGGCTTGGCGGAGTCGTTTCGCAATCTGGTCGATGGGCCTGCCGTCGGTACTCTTATTGGGACTATCCGGACCGGCCGACTGGTGGGGGTTGGCTGCGCTGGCTCGTCAACCTGACGGATTGGTCGAAGTTGGCGTCTACAGCGCCGCCAATCAGATCGGCACGCTGCTCCGGTTTGCGCCGTTGTCAGTGGGAATCGCTTTACAATCGCACCTTGCAAAGCAATTTAGCGATGGAGCGATCGCCCACGGGAGAGATTCCATGAAACGAGCGGTACTGGCAATCTGCGCTGGTGGCGTGTTGGTGCTGGCCATTGCTACTCCTTTGGCGCCATGGATCATGCGCGCTTATGGTCCTGCCTACGCGGATCGCACCGAGGTCTTGGTCGCATTGATCGCAGCAGGCGTTGCAGTGGCTTTGCAGGTCATGGTGGAACGGTCACTGCTAGCCATAGCCGGCTACCGGAACACTCTCACAATCGGCCTAACCCGCTCAGCCATATTCGTCGTTGTTGCGCCGTGGGCGGTGACCGGAGGCGCCGCTGGCTTGGCCGTGTTACGAACCGTGGTGTCAGTCGTCCACGCCTTTGCGTTGATCTGGTTGTGGCGTCGATCAATCGGTACGGCTATGCAAGCCTCACTAAGTGGCGATGCTCGCATCGCGGCTTGAACGACCTTCGAAGACGGACCCCCGAATGGGCCACTTACACCCGCAAGCACAACGCCCCGCGTCAGGCGGCCTCCTGCTGCCGCTCGCCTATTTGCCGCTATTTGTCGGCCTACCGACACTCTCTGTACCGATTCTCAGCTTGCTCCAAATCCCGATGAGCAGGGATTCTCTCAACTTAAGCTTTAGCCTAGCGATCTCAGCCGCAGGATTCTATTTCTGGTTCAGCGGCTGGTCAGGGAAGTCGATCTGCCGGCATATCAATTTCTGTCTATTGTGGCTCACTGCATCGTTGACAGCAGGCATCTACATCGAACCCTCCAAAGAGAATCTGCTTTACTACGTACAGACTCTCTTACCAATCTTCGCAATGGCATATGGGTGGCGGCTGATCCGAACTCGTGATGATATTCCGCGGTTCATAAGAATCGCAAGCGCCACCACGAGTTTCTTTATTATTGCGCTCACCATTTCAACAGTCCACAACTACGGACTTGTGCGGCTAACCTTCGATCGAATCAGCGTCATGAAGGAGATCGCCTATGCGATCCCACAGTTCAAGAGCTACTACCCAATGACCGTGTTGGCGACGTTTAGTTTCGCTCTGTCCCACTACCTGTTCAGCCGTGACGGGAGCAACTATGCGAAACTATGGCTGGCCGCCCATGCATTGTTTTTGCCGCTCTGTTGGTCGCGAGCGGGGATGCTTGGGTTCGCGTTGTGCGGCGCGATTCAGTTGCTCTATGCGGCAACCTGTGACCGTGGCCGCGGCATGCAACGGGCCGTTGTCGCGTTAGTGGTTTTTGCTGTCGTGTTGCCGGTAGCAGTCCTGAAGATGGGAAGCACTTTCGGCGCCAGGACCGACGTCCACTCGGTAGACAACAAATCTGATCGGAAGCGGCTTGAGCTATTCATAGAAGGCTGCGAGCGGATCGCCGCGAGACCTATGTTCGGCGATATGTTTATCCCTAGCTGGGAGGAGCGGGCTGGTGGAGAAGAGGTGGACGTCAAGCGGTTATTCGGCGCTCACAACCAATACGTAGACCTGGGACTGCGTGGAGGCGTCGTCTACCTAGTAGCCGTTTGCATGCTTTTCTGGAAGGCGATATGTCAGTGCCGTCGACTCACATCGCGACGCGCGCGCGCTCTCTCCCATAACTATATGGTCGTCGGTGTTGGATCGATGTCGTTTTTGATAGCCGCCTTGATCGGATCGCACTTTCAACTCTACTTCATCCAACTACAAACAGCCGTTCCGATCTATCTGGTCGTGGGAATTACGCATCGATGCTATGCCCTAGCAACCGCGGAGCTGCGATCTGCTTCCGGTATGAGGAATGTCGGCCAAGACGACGCTTGTCTACGAACCGTTCGCTTAAGACCCGCCGCCTAACGTTGCAAAAGCAAAGTCCGTCACGCCCACATTCACGGTGTCATCTCCACCGCCATCGAGGTGAGCAGTGACGGCGTTAAAGCCAGAGGCCGCGTGATAGTAATCGTCCCGCAAGAGTGTTGCGTCGGCTCCGAGAGCCGAGAAGACATCGTCACCGGCGCCTCCGTAGAGATCGGCCCGGTCGCTCCCTGAAGTGCTGTATGCCTGAGTTCGATCGTAGCCCAAGGCGTAGTTGTAGAATCCCGCCCCAACCATCAACGCCCGGTTATCCCAAGCTCGGTACAGGTCGTTGCCGGCCGAATCGTGGAACACCGCCGTGTCGTAGCCGCCGAGCGTGGCGTACGAAAGCACCCGTGAGAATCCCTCCGCGCGATTTCGGTAACCGAACCCCCGCAACTCCACCTTCGTCGGGTCTGCTACTAGCTGGTCGTCTCCCGCCGAATCGTACAGCACCGCTTGGTCGTTACCGCCTGTCGCGTAGCCAATCGTCTCGTCGAAGCCACGGGCATAACTATACGACAGGCTGCTCTGCATCACGGCATGGGTGCTCCATGCCAGGAAAGCGTCATCTCCGGCCCCGCCAAAGAGCTCAGCCCGGTCCGCGCCAGTGCTCGCATACGCGTCAATCCGGTCGTAGCCCAAGGCGTAGTTGTAGAATCCCGCCCCAACCATCAACGCCCGATTATCCCAAGCTCGGTACAGGTCGTTGCCGGCCGAATCGTGGAACACCGCCGTGTCGTAGCCGCCGAGCGTGGCGTACGAAAGCACCCGTGAGAATCCCTCCGCGCGATTTCGGTAACCGAACCCCCGCAACTCCACCTTCGTCGGGTCTGCTACTAGCTGGTCGTCTCCCGCCGAATCGTACAGCACCGCTTGGTCGTTACCGCCTGTCGCGTAGCCAATCGTCTCGTCGAAGCCACGGGCATAACTATACGACAGGCTGCTCTGCATCACGGCATGGGTGCTCCATGCCAGGAAAGCGTCATCTCCGGCCCCGCCAAAGAGCTCAGCCCGGTCCGCGCCAGTGCTCGCATACGCGTCAATCCGGTCGTAGCCCAAGGCGTAGTTGTAGAATCCCGCCCCAACCATCAACGCCCGATTATCCCAAGCTCGGTACAGGTCGTTGCCGGCCGAATCGTGGAACACCGCCGTGTCGTAGCCGCCGAGCGTGGCGTATGAAAGCACCCGTGAGAATCCCTCCGCGCGATTTCGGTAACCGACCCCCCGCAACTCCACCTTCGTCGGGTCCGCTACTAGCTGGTCGTCTCCCGCCGAATCGTACAGCACCGCTTGGTCGTTACCGCCTCCACCTGTAACGACGGTGTAGTCAATGTTTGACGAACTTGCGGAATAACCGGCGCCTGAGATCGAGCCCCCGGCGCTATTTAGTGTTGCGGCATCGTCACCCACGCCGCCGTTGAGATCCACGCGGTCATACCCACCCACACCTCCGTCCAGCTGAAAGGCGCCGGCATGAGAACTGGCTATTGTGTAGGTAACACTATTCAAACTTACCGAGTGCGAACCGCCGCCAGCGCTAAACGACAGGGAGTCATCCCCCCCCGTCCCCACCAACGTCGCTACGCCGCCGCTTACTGTCAACGCGTTCGTCATCCGCAGGTTGTAGTCCGCCGAGTTCCCAGTCAGTCGGAGGTAGAGCGTTTCCCCCGCAGTGACTTGCACGTCGGCCCTCGTTCCGTCGGCGGCGAGGGCGCCCATCTGGGCGTCGTAGATCGCGACCGTCGCCGCGCCGCTCTGGGCGATTGTCTCGGCGGTGAAGTAGCCCGTGCGGCCGGCAGTGACTTGGTACCAGGTCTCGCCGTTGACGGAGAGACCGGTGCGGGTTTCTTGTGGGCCGATCGAGCCCCACTCGACCGCCGCGAAACTCGCTTCGAGATCAACGGAGAGGTCGTAGTAGCCGAGGCCGTCGGAGGTTGCGAGGGAGAACGTGTACGTCTGCCCGGCGACGACATCGATGACGCACTCGCCCGCTTGATTGACCGTCCAGCTGTTCGCACCCCACACATTCCATTGAGCGGCCAACTCGTGCGACTGCGTCGCGCTGATCGTCACGGTCCCAGAGGCGCCGGCGACGAACTTGAACGTGTCGGCGTCGTCAAGCGTGCTGATGACGCCGCTCAGGTTCGCTAGGGGCGTCGCGCCCGAGTCGTTGATCGTTCCCAGGTTGTAGGCGTTTACCTGCGACGAGGTGAAGTCGTCGGCGGGCATCAGGGCGTCGATCGCCGCGAAGAGGTTGAGCCGTTTGAAGTTGGTTGAGGTGGCCGAATCGTAGAACGTGTCGGCCGTCGCCATCATGTGGTTGTAAATGTCCCACTGGTCGATTCCGGTCTGGCCGACGAACTCCATCGCCTGGCGGATCAACACGCTCGCGCCGGCGACGTACGGCGCCGCCATGCTGGTGCCCGACATACTCAGCCAATCGTCGTCGATTGTGTCGGCGTCGTTGGCGGCGTAGTCGGGGACGGTGCTGGTGATGTATCGGCCCGGCGCGGCGATGGCGTTCTCAGCGCGCTGGCTGAAGTAGCTGAGCTGTCCGTTGCCGTCGGTCGCCATTACGGGGACGACGTGATCGCTGGCCGCTGGGTAGCTGAGGCCCTTGGTGTTGTAGTTCGTGAAACTATTGCCGGCCGATACGGAGATAAAAATCCCTACCGACTCCAGCTGGGCGAACTCGTTCTCGAGCATTGCCCAGGCGGGGTTGCTCATCGAGTTCCATTCGGTTCCCAGTGAGAGGTTGACCGCCGTGATCGGGTTGGCGTAGCTGTTGCGGTTGTCATAGGTCCATTGGAGAGCCTGCTCGACCCAGTGGAAGTATCCATTACCGGCGTCGTCGAAGACGCGCAGGCCCACCAAGTCGACTCCCGTCGAAACGCCCGAATGGTTGCCGGCTCCCTGAGCGCCGATAATGCCAGCAACGTGCGTACCGTGGGCCGATTTGGGGCCCTGGTCGTCGTA from Botrimarina mediterranea encodes:
- a CDS encoding O-antigen ligase family protein; this translates as MGHLHPQAQRPASGGLLLPLAYLPLFVGLPTLSVPILSLLQIPMSRDSLNLSFSLAISAAGFYFWFSGWSGKSICRHINFCLLWLTASLTAGIYIEPSKENLLYYVQTLLPIFAMAYGWRLIRTRDDIPRFIRIASATTSFFIIALTISTVHNYGLVRLTFDRISVMKEIAYAIPQFKSYYPMTVLATFSFALSHYLFSRDGSNYAKLWLAAHALFLPLCWSRAGMLGFALCGAIQLLYAATCDRGRGMQRAVVALVVFAVVLPVAVLKMGSTFGARTDVHSVDNKSDRKRLELFIEGCERIAARPMFGDMFIPSWEERAGGEEVDVKRLFGAHNQYVDLGLRGGVVYLVAVCMLFWKAICQCRRLTSRRARALSHNYMVVGVGSMSFLIAALIGSHFQLYFIQLQTAVPIYLVVGITHRCYALATAELRSASGMRNVGQDDACLRTVRLRPAA
- a CDS encoding sugar transferase, which produces MSRDQSLQIAVKSIGDRCVAVALLALAVPLWLAIVVAIRLDSPGLALFRQERVGRNGRRFTIFKFRSMVHDADELLDNRGRVLGNRITRVGRFLRKTSLDELPQLLNIVRGEMSFVGPRPILPEHLGRYEGRGELRFRLRPGITGLAQVNGRNTIPWSRRVALDVEYVEQFSLALDLRIWMKTFVVVSKGSGVVMDRNPEVVDDLAGVRVGGTTEYNGRVEPRMQGAFRKDAAYEDIMTAMNASLAGSHDAALEDMPETHATIHVIGAPRSGTTLMTQLLASQLDVGYVNNLVAAFWRAPVYGIHLSKKLMPEATPMSFASRYGRTDGIAEPHEFGYFWCRLLGYSEMRQRLQEAEGSVDWDCFHRQIVNMTHAFGKPMVFKSFLLSWHLRRVAEVLSRSCFVWVRRDPVENALSLLEARRQQLGSVDQWVSLKPLEYEWLRSESPEVQVAGQVFFLEKAIREQSRMLDSSRLVEINHTDLCGDAAGAVASVAELLNKNGETTSLRGVPTPSLNAAKKLGDYDPAERRKVERAVERFFTEIPHQCDNNRAA
- a CDS encoding oligosaccharide flippase family protein; this encodes MTSSSLAKNSAWTLLATLFARSSGVAALLLCAVCLGPESYGVVTIVTSTVLMAGGIVGIGFGAAATTALAARLHSDPKRALSESAALGSATIGVSLLGAIALATLSGPIARITTGQAEFASHFATGAFLVVLNAIAFYQAGVLAGLSAFRPLAFAQATGGIVAITCVAVGIRLGQSHGALVGLSIGALATCFLLNREVQRSAPLWAFDWKQGAWRSRFAIWSMGLPSVLLLGLSGPADWWGLAALARQPDGLVEVGVYSAANQIGTLLRFAPLSVGIALQSHLAKQFSDGAIAHGRDSMKRAVLAICAGGVLVLAIATPLAPWIMRAYGPAYADRTEVLVALIAAGVAVALQVMVERSLLAIAGYRNTLTIGLTRSAIFVVVAPWAVTGGAAGLAVLRTVVSVVHAFALIWLWRRSIGTAMQASLSGDARIAA
- a CDS encoding S8 family serine peptidase — protein: MARRAPRRQVTKTRSPETLESRVVMSADPLLSLHGSLSMLDDVPAMTTHSAPALDYSLVQGALVETAPAHDPDADFWAGDGLFNETQDDLGQRIEQTLHEANQQTGQDDVLAKYGFTGVGQTVAVIDTGIAYSHNALGGGVGANYKVVGGWDFTENDANFYDDQGPKSAHGTHVAGIIGAQGAGNHSGVSTGVDLVGLRVFDDAGNGYFHWVEQALQWTYDNRNSYANPITAVNLSLGTEWNSMSNPAWAMLENEFAQLESVGIFISVSAGNSFTNYNTKGLSYPAASDHVVPVMATDGNGQLSYFSQRAENAIAAPGRYITSTVPDYAANDADTIDDDWLSMSGTSMAAPYVAGASVLIRQAMEFVGQTGIDQWDIYNHMMATADTFYDSATSTNFKRLNLFAAIDALMPADDFTSSQVNAYNLGTINDSGATPLANLSGVISTLDDADTFKFVAGASGTVTISATQSHELAAQWNVWGANSWTVNQAGECVIDVVAGQTYTFSLATSDGLGYYDLSVDLEASFAAVEWGSIGPQETRTGLSVNGETWYQVTAGRTGYFTAETIAQSGAATVAIYDAQMGALAADGTRADVQVTAGETLYLRLTGNSADYNLRMTNALTVSGGVATLVGTGGDDSLSFSAGGGSHSVSLNSVTYTIASSHAGAFQLDGGVGGYDRVDLNGGVGDDAATLNSAGGSISGAGYSASSSNIDYTVVTGGGGNDQAVLYDSAGDDQLVADPTKVELRGVGYRNRAEGFSRVLSYATLGGYDTAVFHDSAGNDLYRAWDNRALMVGAGFYNYALGYDRIDAYASTGADRAELFGGAGDDAFLAWSTHAVMQSSLSYSYARGFDETIGYATGGNDQAVLYDSAGDDQLVADPTKVELRGFGYRNRAEGFSRVLSYATLGGYDTAVFHDSAGNDLYRAWDNRALMVGAGFYNYALGYDRIDAYASTGADRAELFGGAGDDAFLAWSTHAVMQSSLSYSYARGFDETIGYATGGNDQAVLYDSAGDDQLVADPTKVELRGFGYRNRAEGFSRVLSYATLGGYDTAVFHDSAGNDLYRAWDNRALMVGAGFYNYALGYDRTQAYSTSGSDRADLYGGAGDDVFSALGADATLLRDDYYHAASGFNAVTAHLDGGGDDTVNVGVTDFAFATLGGGS
- a CDS encoding GNAT family N-acetyltransferase, encoding MDALRVLRADRVDERAAWIDLWSQSPAQEVFTHPAYLEIFRQRSDHDCCCATMSSDAGTVLYPFYLRHLQSEYGLGLPCSEAKDIATPYGYGGPYAWGQADPKELAKAFWGAFDNWTMQENVVSEFIRFSLFEDELLPYPGEVESPLMNVVRSLDLTEEELWGEVRHKVRKNVKRGRNAGIEVIIDGNGNRLGDFLSIYHRTMDRRCADASFYYDTNFFESFCDALAGRYCFVHAMSGDLVVASELVLVSPRNVYSFLGGTDPAHFSNRPNDLLKFEVMLWAKSEGKHNFVLGGGKAADDGIYKYKESFAPNGVRPFRVGKRILNSVDYGRLAAARSKSVDLAYFPAYRAA
- a CDS encoding DegT/DnrJ/EryC1/StrS family aminotransferase — its product is MSTKPINIPFSRWPLYDEEQIAAAADVLRSGRVNYWTGPHGREFEDALAERMQTKHAIAVANGTVAIELALLALGIGPGDDVVVPCRTFIATASAIVARGARPVLADVELDSQNISADSVQAVLTPHTKAVIAVHLAGRPCEMGPLLDLARAHNLHVVEDCAQAIGATYRGYPVGSLGDVGCYSFCTDKIISTGGEGGALVTNSDKIWNRAWSYKDHGKCPELIAAPADKPGFRWLHTTFGTNWRLTGMQAALGLAQLSKLDVALAARKSNAIRIDRCCRACPGLRTLTAPTEGEQAYYRYYAFVRTERLADGWTRDRILQAIEALGVPCFSGSCGEIYLERAFESIRPVDRLPMAKQLAETSLAWLVDPTLTEAQIERTCDAIQAVMKQATRLGVEDSIAA